One genomic segment of Hymenobacter psoromatis includes these proteins:
- a CDS encoding DUF4433 domain-containing protein, whose product MIIAVLLIFIFIVFTIISNSNSKTTAKETEQRQVQLRNEQAERERQASLLQQRQAEQQKQAEKERLKQQEEQKKQEEIAEQEEQRKSQERKEQQYEEQIRQQEVVLFLEQQKSREQAKKDEKIASYKTNWNLFQTVLRQHDIIQFYHFTDRENITSIQQQGGLYSWLTAERKGIHIPKPGGVGFGRDLDRRYKLENYVRLCFTKNHPMLFIAKGDGRIQNPVILEISVEVALLKDTRFSNMNATKNGHQQGSEIEDLNRIRFDLVRLRNHFDIPQDEKHFYQAEVLVLERIPLEYITNINKF is encoded by the coding sequence ATGATAATAGCAGTATTGCTCATTTTTATTTTTATAGTTTTTACTATTATTAGTAATAGTAACAGCAAAACAACTGCTAAAGAGACGGAACAACGTCAAGTACAACTGCGAAATGAACAAGCAGAACGGGAGCGACAAGCTTCATTATTACAGCAAAGACAGGCTGAGCAACAGAAACAAGCAGAAAAAGAGCGATTAAAGCAGCAAGAGGAACAGAAGAAACAGGAAGAAATTGCCGAACAAGAAGAACAACGCAAATCACAGGAACGGAAAGAACAGCAATACGAAGAGCAGATAAGGCAACAAGAAGTTGTCTTATTTTTGGAGCAACAAAAATCACGTGAACAAGCAAAAAAAGATGAAAAAATAGCTTCTTATAAGACTAATTGGAATCTGTTTCAAACTGTTTTACGACAACATGATATTATTCAATTTTATCATTTCACTGACCGAGAAAATATTACCTCAATTCAGCAGCAAGGCGGATTATACAGTTGGTTAACGGCAGAACGAAAAGGCATTCACATTCCTAAACCGGGCGGTGTTGGCTTTGGGCGGGATTTAGATAGGCGATACAAGTTAGAAAATTACGTGCGCCTTTGTTTCACCAAAAATCATCCTATGTTATTTATTGCTAAAGGAGATGGTAGAATTCAGAATCCTGTAATTCTTGAAATTAGTGTCGAAGTTGCCTTGTTAAAGGATACAAGATTCTCCAACATGAACGCAACAAAAAATGGACACCAACAAGGTTCGGAAATTGAGGATTTGAATAGGATAAGGTTTGACCTCGTGAGGCTTAGAAATCACTTCGACATTCCGCAGGATGAGAAGCATTTCTATCAGGCAGAAGTTTTGGTTTTGGAGAGAATACCTTTGGAATACATCACTAACATAAATAAATTCTAA
- a CDS encoding WG repeat-containing protein translates to MRSKFICLVFAGGLLAACDSAADRRPLRLVVRQSDDACAYVAASGDTVIPFGRYPMCQTERFDRLALVLKPGVGWVGINRREEVLFHAFIYDNGPDYPQEGLMRIVNPAGLVGYADTATGRVVLPPRYEAAFPFDSGRAQVGRRCHLGTDGEHSWWNCADWYYIDHRGQRVAKAR, encoded by the coding sequence ATGCGCAGCAAATTCATCTGCCTGGTGTTCGCCGGCGGCCTGCTGGCGGCCTGTGATTCAGCGGCTGACCGGCGGCCGCTGCGCCTGGTGGTGCGCCAGTCGGACGATGCCTGCGCCTACGTGGCGGCCAGCGGCGACACCGTTATTCCTTTCGGCCGCTACCCCATGTGCCAGACCGAGCGGTTCGACCGGCTGGCGCTGGTGCTGAAGCCCGGCGTGGGCTGGGTGGGCATCAACCGGCGAGAAGAAGTGCTGTTCCACGCATTTATTTATGATAACGGCCCCGACTATCCGCAGGAGGGCCTGATGCGCATTGTGAACCCGGCGGGCCTGGTGGGCTATGCTGACACTGCCACCGGCCGCGTGGTGCTGCCCCCGCGCTACGAGGCCGCCTTTCCCTTCGACAGCGGCCGGGCACAGGTGGGCCGCCGCTGCCACCTCGGCACCGACGGCGAGCACTCGTGGTGGAACTGCGCCGACTGGTACTACATCGACCACCGGGGCCAGCGGGTGGCCAAAGCACGGTAA
- a CDS encoding transposase: protein MAKQIKAIACPKCGSTQKTVIRPDTFRCDNCGTEYYLDNDDITINIRQVPDPVPRPVPVPASRLPIVRLLVGLGMGSLVLLFVLVHFMEGKPTQSAVTLVPSYREPAEQPSWNNANTALLSGANGQPVLVVAGSRGSFRHQQFAPTVGFYNARTGAVQQLIALPGKAPATAAEVKLKQLSDGTLYGFCENAAYQLSAAPPGVRDITADLQANQPALASGVATIEPGPNDDDALRVFTNDGHNLNLYPLIQRTYTNAAQWSAAHGFGTLRPGSPARTGFAFSHASVDYPEEPIRLITYQYRDNGGGPQDAPRFQWQDDYGGFGSFTEADPHTKRFLTASDMAQDRVLSLRDFTPGRHYFNPDVLYKDADCVLLTFQATAAPNSPRIVQALDAHTAAIRFSTPLPAEASAPDQALRYPGGFIIGSGRTTYPLSPTGQLGPAVTVN, encoded by the coding sequence ATGGCGAAGCAAATCAAAGCAATTGCATGCCCCAAGTGCGGCAGCACGCAGAAAACGGTCATTCGGCCCGATACTTTTCGCTGCGACAACTGCGGCACGGAGTATTACCTCGACAACGACGACATCACCATCAACATCCGGCAGGTGCCGGACCCGGTACCCCGGCCGGTGCCGGTGCCGGCCAGCCGGCTGCCTATTGTCCGGCTGCTGGTCGGGCTGGGAATGGGGAGCCTCGTGCTGCTGTTCGTCCTCGTGCATTTTATGGAGGGAAAGCCCACGCAAAGCGCCGTCACCCTCGTGCCCAGCTACCGGGAGCCCGCCGAGCAGCCCAGCTGGAACAACGCGAACACCGCGCTGCTATCCGGTGCCAACGGGCAGCCAGTGCTGGTGGTAGCCGGGAGCCGGGGCAGCTTCCGGCACCAGCAGTTTGCGCCCACCGTGGGCTTCTACAACGCCCGCACCGGGGCAGTGCAGCAGCTCATCGCCCTGCCCGGCAAGGCCCCGGCCACCGCCGCCGAGGTAAAGCTCAAGCAGCTTTCGGACGGGACGCTGTACGGGTTTTGCGAAAACGCCGCGTACCAGTTAAGCGCCGCCCCGCCCGGCGTGCGCGACATCACGGCCGACTTGCAGGCCAACCAGCCCGCCCTGGCCAGCGGCGTGGCCACCATCGAGCCCGGCCCCAACGACGACGATGCCCTGCGCGTGTTCACGAATGACGGCCACAACCTCAACCTCTACCCGCTCATCCAGCGCACCTACACCAACGCCGCGCAGTGGAGCGCCGCCCACGGCTTCGGTACCCTGCGGCCGGGTAGCCCCGCGCGCACGGGCTTTGCCTTCAGCCATGCCTCGGTGGACTATCCCGAGGAGCCCATTCGGCTGATTACCTACCAGTACCGCGACAACGGCGGCGGGCCCCAGGATGCGCCCCGGTTTCAGTGGCAGGACGACTACGGCGGCTTTGGGAGCTTTACCGAGGCCGACCCGCACACGAAGCGCTTCCTCACCGCCAGCGACATGGCCCAGGACCGGGTGCTGTCGCTCCGCGACTTCACGCCTGGCCGCCACTACTTCAACCCGGATGTGCTTTACAAGGATGCTGACTGCGTGCTGCTTACCTTCCAGGCCACGGCGGCCCCCAACAGCCCGCGCATCGTGCAGGCGCTGGATGCCCACACGGCCGCCATCCGCTTCAGTACCCCGCTGCCCGCCGAGGCCAGTGCGCCCGACCAGGCCCTGCGCTATCCCGGCGGCTTCATTATCGGCTCCGGCCGCACCACCTACCCCCTGAGCCCGACCGGCCAGCTCGGCCCGGCCGTTACCGTCAATTAG
- a CDS encoding MBL fold metallo-hydrolase, producing the protein MKIHALDTGLFKLDGGAMFGVVPKALWQKLNPADANNMCTWAMRCLLIEDGGRLLLVDNGIGEKQDEKFRGHFYLHGDDSLEKSLRKLGFTSSDVTDVFLTHLHFDHCGGSVVRRPDGALQTAFANATYWSNAAHWDWATHPNAREKASFLRENILPIQESGQLQFIDPAAGVPDALPQFSELLFADGHTEKMMVPLMHYKGRTLAYMADLLPSTGHLPLPYVMSYDVRPLVTLSEKEAVLRRAAEENWVLLLEHDPTHEACTVQLTDKGVRLGETLRINEL; encoded by the coding sequence ATGAAAATCCACGCCCTCGATACTGGTTTATTTAAGCTTGATGGTGGGGCCATGTTTGGCGTGGTGCCTAAAGCGTTGTGGCAAAAGCTGAACCCAGCCGATGCCAACAACATGTGCACCTGGGCCATGCGCTGCCTGCTCATCGAGGATGGCGGCCGGCTGCTGCTGGTTGACAATGGCATCGGTGAGAAGCAGGATGAGAAATTTAGGGGTCATTTTTATTTGCACGGCGACGATTCGCTGGAGAAATCCTTGCGTAAACTGGGCTTCACCAGTTCCGACGTGACGGATGTTTTCCTGACCCATTTGCACTTCGACCACTGCGGCGGCTCGGTGGTGCGCCGGCCCGATGGCGCACTGCAAACGGCCTTCGCCAACGCCACTTACTGGAGCAACGCCGCGCACTGGGACTGGGCTACCCACCCCAACGCCCGCGAAAAGGCCAGCTTCCTGCGCGAGAATATTTTGCCCATTCAGGAAAGCGGCCAGCTGCAATTTATTGACCCCGCCGCGGGCGTGCCCGACGCGCTGCCGCAGTTCAGCGAGCTGCTTTTTGCCGATGGCCACACCGAGAAAATGATGGTGCCGCTGATGCACTACAAAGGCCGCACGCTGGCCTACATGGCCGACCTGCTGCCGAGTACAGGCCACTTACCGCTACCCTACGTGATGAGCTACGACGTGCGCCCGCTCGTCACGCTCTCCGAAAAAGAAGCCGTGCTGCGCCGCGCCGCCGAGGAAAACTGGGTGCTACTGCTCGAACACGACCCCACTCACGAAGCCTGCACCGTGCAGCTCACCGACAAGGGCGTGCGCCTGGGCGAAACGCTGCGTATCAACGAGTTGTAA
- a CDS encoding DUF4159 domain-containing protein, whose product MLKPLLLAASLLLSTAFAPPAAPSFQLAKLHYGGGGDWYANKTSLPNLIAFCNQALHTTIAPDEATVELDAPELLTYPFVHMTGHGNVTFTAAEAQNLRRYLIGGGFLHIDDNYGLDKFIRPEMKKVFPELEFVELPFSHPIYHEKFPFPKGLPKIHEHDGKRPQGFGLLYKGRLVCFYTYECDLGNGWEDVGTYPEDTPAIHEAALRMGANLVAYALTQD is encoded by the coding sequence ATGCTGAAACCTCTGCTGCTCGCCGCCTCGCTGCTGCTGTCCACTGCCTTTGCGCCGCCCGCGGCCCCCAGCTTCCAGCTGGCCAAGCTGCACTACGGCGGCGGGGGCGACTGGTACGCCAACAAAACCAGCCTGCCCAACCTCATCGCCTTCTGCAACCAGGCGCTGCACACCACCATCGCGCCCGATGAGGCCACCGTGGAGCTGGACGCGCCCGAGCTACTGACCTACCCCTTCGTGCACATGACGGGCCACGGTAACGTGACCTTCACCGCCGCCGAGGCCCAGAACCTGCGCCGCTACCTCATCGGCGGCGGCTTCCTGCACATTGATGATAATTACGGGCTCGATAAATTCATCCGCCCCGAGATGAAGAAGGTGTTTCCCGAGTTGGAGTTCGTGGAATTGCCCTTCTCCCACCCCATCTACCACGAGAAATTTCCCTTTCCCAAGGGCCTGCCCAAAATACACGAGCACGACGGCAAGCGCCCGCAAGGCTTCGGCCTGCTCTACAAGGGCCGCCTGGTGTGCTTCTACACCTACGAGTGCGACCTCGGCAACGGCTGGGAAGACGTGGGCACCTATCCCGAGGACACGCCCGCCATCCACGAAGCGGCGCTGCGCATGGGCGCTAATCTGGTGGCGTATGCGCTCACGCAGGACTGA
- a CDS encoding DUF6939 family protein, whose amino-acid sequence MIFVESKKKSLQTIQKSYPNAVIIDVTSRGEEPWIKVSPFYPHGDIPIPFSEGHYAVSVEGIWQGLKVFEKEGVDSSKFQIGNMKGIKRTFRKFGKPLGHRKGIHGSELLDYITARYKIYLKSYAWMLDNKAQETIQLLKAEAEKNDLVILDFDTNGDLDDPKKPLSHAALVKRYLEKKYPEIASLTFSKPVMAMPQEKQKKKPRVKEIITKTVKTKNTNPKVLKNKSSDDAQFDLFNKN is encoded by the coding sequence ATGATATTTGTAGAAAGTAAAAAGAAGTCTTTGCAGACAATTCAAAAGAGTTACCCAAACGCGGTAATTATCGACGTTACTTCCAGAGGTGAGGAGCCTTGGATTAAGGTCAGCCCTTTTTATCCTCACGGTGATATTCCCATTCCATTCTCGGAAGGCCATTACGCCGTTTCAGTCGAAGGTATTTGGCAGGGACTCAAAGTGTTTGAAAAAGAAGGTGTTGACTCGTCAAAATTTCAAATTGGAAACATGAAAGGTATTAAGCGGACATTTCGTAAATTTGGAAAGCCGCTTGGACATAGAAAAGGGATTCATGGTAGTGAGTTGCTTGACTACATCACTGCTCGTTATAAAATATATCTAAAATCTTACGCCTGGATGCTTGATAATAAAGCACAAGAAACAATACAATTACTCAAAGCTGAGGCAGAAAAGAATGATTTAGTAATTCTTGACTTTGATACAAACGGGGACCTTGACGACCCGAAAAAGCCATTATCTCACGCGGCCTTAGTGAAACGTTATCTCGAAAAGAAATATCCAGAAATAGCGTCATTGACCTTTAGTAAACCTGTAATGGCAATGCCTCAAGAAAAGCAGAAGAAGAAGCCAAGAGTCAAGGAAATAATAACGAAGACAGTAAAAACGAAAAATACCAATCCCAAAGTGCTAAAAAATAAATCTTCTGATGATGCGCAGTTTGACCTATTCAATAAAAATTAG
- a CDS encoding patatin-like phospholipase family protein translates to MTVLLYSRINRPNKQYVSSNNEQQAANSQPLVAKNLSLALSGGGARGIAHLGVLAALDELQLPVGALAGASSGAIAATFYAAGFAPREILRLLQATSIPRLTRPVFGRNGLLGLEAVEQLLARHLGAAVRFEDLALPLTLVATDLEAGESVYFSAGPLLPPLLASSAVPIMYRPVEYQGRQLVDGGLLNNLPVEPLLGHGSPVVGVHCNPINREARLLTLRRVVERTLQIALSANTTARKAQCTLLLEPPRLCAYRPLDFRKAAELFEIGYRYTLSQAAALRGLLP, encoded by the coding sequence ATGACTGTTCTACTTTACTCCCGTATAAACCGGCCGAATAAACAGTACGTGAGTAGCAACAACGAACAGCAAGCAGCTAACAGCCAACCGCTAGTAGCTAAAAATCTCAGCCTAGCTCTATCCGGCGGCGGGGCGCGGGGCATCGCGCACCTGGGCGTGCTGGCGGCGCTCGATGAGCTGCAACTACCGGTTGGCGCGCTCGCGGGGGCCAGCTCGGGGGCCATTGCCGCCACGTTTTACGCGGCCGGCTTCGCCCCGCGCGAGATTCTGCGCCTGCTGCAGGCCACCAGTATTCCGCGCCTGACGCGGCCGGTGTTTGGGCGCAACGGGCTGCTGGGCCTGGAAGCCGTGGAGCAGCTATTGGCCCGGCACCTGGGGGCGGCCGTGCGCTTCGAGGACCTGGCCCTACCCCTCACGCTGGTGGCGACCGACCTGGAGGCTGGCGAGTCGGTTTATTTCAGCGCGGGGCCGCTGCTGCCGCCGCTACTGGCCTCATCGGCGGTGCCCATCATGTACCGGCCGGTCGAATACCAGGGCCGCCAGCTGGTAGATGGCGGCCTGCTCAACAACCTGCCCGTGGAGCCGCTGCTAGGCCACGGCTCCCCCGTCGTGGGCGTGCACTGCAACCCTATCAACCGCGAGGCGCGGCTGCTGACCCTGCGCCGGGTGGTGGAGCGTACGCTCCAAATCGCCCTCAGCGCCAATACCACCGCCCGCAAGGCGCAGTGCACCCTGCTGCTGGAGCCGCCGCGGCTCTGCGCGTATCGCCCGCTCGACTTCCGCAAGGCCGCCGAGCTGTTCGAGATTGGCTACCGCTACACCTTGAGCCAGGCCGCCGCTCTGCGCGGATTGCTACCGTAG
- a CDS encoding transposase, with protein MAKTIRPLRCPTCGSPNKTTLGPDLFRCAACQTEYYLDTDDVTVTVRHQLPPPAPAPAPRPARALAAGALLVLLAIGAALWLGLRGRGSGAGPTSAIPVMQPIFYLAEYLYADARQQPVYVTLRTEAPRWGSDSLTIYADFFDPRTGQRRHEQVLEPLGHRLDDHTYEWHTFANGQVYLLGHQRLYRLDRRADQLLDVTNTLLANYAPASSGTAQVDFDISHDALRILTNDGHTCYYLPATGQVFADGEAFYEAAKASQPRRYFLLERPSGPGLGDAPYQLLRYPAAGAPPLDLTNGRRFFEPRMLYQAADALLIAAAPTAKADGPHLVQRLDAATGRVLWSRPASPYDFQEAVRTPDGFALRYRSGPALDYVHGVVLLAADGRELRDFQRKRLE; from the coding sequence ATGGCCAAAACCATCCGCCCCCTGCGCTGCCCCACCTGCGGCAGCCCCAACAAGACGACGCTCGGCCCCGACCTGTTTCGCTGCGCCGCCTGCCAGACCGAGTACTACCTCGACACGGACGACGTGACCGTGACTGTGCGTCACCAGCTGCCCCCGCCCGCGCCGGCCCCCGCGCCGCGCCCGGCCCGCGCGCTGGCCGCTGGGGCATTGTTAGTGCTGTTGGCCATTGGGGCGGCGCTGTGGCTGGGACTGCGGGGGCGGGGGTCCGGCGCGGGCCCCACGTCGGCCATTCCGGTGATGCAGCCGATTTTTTACCTCGCCGAATACCTCTACGCCGATGCCCGGCAGCAGCCCGTGTACGTTACCCTGCGCACCGAGGCCCCGCGCTGGGGTTCCGACTCGCTCACCATCTACGCCGACTTTTTCGACCCGCGCACCGGCCAGCGCCGCCACGAGCAGGTGCTGGAGCCGCTGGGCCACCGCCTCGACGACCACACCTACGAGTGGCACACCTTCGCCAACGGGCAGGTGTACCTGCTGGGCCACCAGCGCCTGTACCGCCTCGACCGCCGCGCCGACCAGCTGCTGGACGTCACCAACACCCTGCTGGCCAACTACGCCCCCGCCAGCAGCGGCACGGCCCAGGTGGATTTCGATATTTCGCACGACGCCCTGCGCATCCTCACCAACGACGGGCACACCTGCTACTACCTGCCCGCCACGGGCCAGGTATTTGCCGATGGCGAGGCCTTTTATGAGGCAGCTAAGGCGAGCCAGCCCCGGCGCTACTTTTTGCTGGAGCGGCCCTCCGGCCCCGGCCTCGGCGACGCCCCGTACCAGCTGCTGCGCTACCCCGCCGCCGGGGCCCCGCCGCTCGACCTCACCAACGGCCGCCGTTTTTTTGAGCCGCGCATGCTGTACCAGGCCGCCGATGCGCTGCTCATCGCGGCGGCCCCCACGGCCAAGGCCGACGGCCCGCACCTGGTGCAGCGGCTCGACGCGGCCACCGGCCGGGTGCTGTGGAGCCGCCCGGCCAGCCCCTACGATTTTCAGGAGGCCGTGCGCACCCCCGACGGCTTTGCCCTGCGCTACCGCAGCGGCCCCGCCCTGGACTACGTGCACGGCGTGGTGCTGCTGGCGGCCGACGGCCGGGAGCTGCGCGATTTCCAGCGCAAACGCCTGGAATAA
- a CDS encoding acetyl-CoA carboxylase carboxyltransferase subunit alpha: MLLDFEQPIAALEGKLLEMQKLAAESEVDVTEAVTALEAKINSLKKETYANLTRWQRVQLSRHPERPYTLDYIQGLAEKFVELHGDRTVADDKAMVGGLGEIDGHPVMFIGQQKGHNTKQRQFRNFGMPNPEGYRKALRLMKLAEKFNVPIVTLIDTPGAFPGLEAEERGQGEAIARNLKEMFMLKVPVICVIIGEGASGGALGIAIGDRVLMLENTWYSVISPESCSSILWRSWDYKEQAAEALKLTATDMQKAGLVDGIIQEPLGGAHTDPPTMIETLKKTLLKTLQELATVPAEERIAQRIDKFSAMGVFNN, encoded by the coding sequence ATGTTGCTTGATTTCGAACAACCAATTGCAGCTTTGGAAGGCAAGCTGCTGGAAATGCAGAAGCTTGCCGCCGAAAGCGAGGTAGACGTAACCGAGGCAGTGACGGCCCTGGAAGCTAAAATTAATTCGCTCAAGAAGGAAACCTACGCCAACCTTACGCGCTGGCAGCGCGTGCAGCTCTCGCGCCATCCCGAGCGGCCCTATACCCTCGACTATATTCAGGGCCTGGCCGAGAAATTTGTGGAGCTGCACGGCGACCGCACCGTGGCCGACGACAAGGCGATGGTCGGCGGCCTGGGCGAGATAGATGGCCACCCGGTCATGTTCATTGGTCAGCAAAAAGGCCACAACACCAAGCAGCGGCAGTTTCGCAACTTCGGCATGCCCAACCCTGAAGGATACCGCAAGGCCCTGCGCCTGATGAAGCTGGCCGAAAAATTTAACGTGCCCATTGTTACGCTCATCGATACGCCGGGCGCGTTTCCGGGCCTGGAGGCCGAAGAGCGTGGGCAGGGCGAGGCCATCGCCCGCAACCTCAAGGAGATGTTTATGCTCAAGGTGCCGGTGATTTGCGTCATCATCGGCGAAGGGGCGAGCGGTGGCGCGCTCGGCATCGCCATCGGCGACCGCGTGCTGATGCTGGAAAACACCTGGTACTCTGTGATTTCGCCTGAGTCGTGCAGCAGCATCCTCTGGCGCTCGTGGGACTATAAGGAGCAGGCCGCCGAGGCGCTGAAGCTCACCGCTACCGATATGCAAAAGGCTGGTCTCGTGGATGGTATTATCCAGGAACCCCTGGGCGGCGCGCATACTGACCCGCCAACGATGATTGAAACCCTGAAGAAAACCCTGCTCAAAACGCTGCAAGAGCTGGCCACCGTGCCGGCGGAAGAACGGATTGCGCAGCGCATTGACAAGTTTTCGGCGATGGGGGTTTTTAACAATTAG
- a CDS encoding DUF6843 domain-containing protein yields MPAPAASFSRGPLLWVGLLLMCVGVALTALLYFLFLVSVPIFLLGLVLVLRSGQPLWCQALAVLFPFLAAVALAMSVWELGPREQPTTFLIPAGFEGPILLIRNEQCAPPPRRENGRVVYRVPANGLLITRDTVPNRDNPYYNWPNKGYYQLPDNRYYVVDRQGHRLRELTELHGARTLGDNPKTSTSLFGENRDELAAFYETPLESEPDSSGIGFVFQYITIATQNRHDSLYNAHSLLRLRALADSLLPRCRVRSGQPPQGLWKPKPNPFDVPFDSTAK; encoded by the coding sequence ATGCCCGCTCCTGCTGCCTCCTTCTCTCGCGGCCCGCTGCTTTGGGTGGGGCTGCTGCTAATGTGCGTGGGGGTGGCCCTCACGGCCTTGCTGTATTTTCTATTTCTTGTCAGCGTGCCCATTTTTTTGCTGGGGCTCGTGCTGGTCCTGCGGTCCGGGCAACCGCTGTGGTGCCAGGCCCTGGCCGTGCTGTTTCCGTTTTTAGCCGCCGTCGCCCTCGCGATGAGCGTGTGGGAGCTGGGCCCGCGCGAGCAGCCCACCACCTTTCTCATTCCGGCGGGGTTTGAGGGCCCCATCCTGCTAATCAGGAACGAGCAATGTGCGCCGCCGCCCCGGCGGGAAAACGGCCGGGTGGTTTACCGCGTGCCCGCCAACGGCCTGCTCATTACGCGCGACACCGTGCCCAACCGCGACAACCCGTATTACAACTGGCCCAACAAAGGGTATTACCAACTGCCCGACAACCGGTATTATGTAGTTGACCGCCAGGGCCACCGCTTGCGCGAGCTGACGGAATTGCACGGGGCCCGAACATTAGGCGATAATCCCAAGACCTCCACTTCTCTGTTTGGCGAGAACCGTGACGAGCTAGCCGCGTTTTACGAAACCCCGCTGGAGTCGGAGCCCGATTCCTCCGGGATAGGCTTCGTGTTTCAGTACATCACCATCGCCACCCAGAACCGCCACGACAGCCTCTACAACGCCCACTCGCTGCTACGCCTGCGGGCGTTGGCCGATAGCCTGCTACCCCGCTGCCGGGTGCGCAGCGGGCAGCCGCCGCAGGGCCTCTGGAAACCCAAGCCTAACCCGTTTGACGTGCCGTTCGATTCAACCGCGAAGTAA
- a CDS encoding 1-acyl-sn-glycerol-3-phosphate acyltransferase, whose product MPARKTSTFWYYIAKAIFGVAGWKQTGQIPPDIQKCMMIAAPHTSNWDIIMARAAFYIMDVDVRFTVKSEWTENPLLGWLVKAIGALPVNRSRNNSLVNGMVQLFGQYQELVILITPEGTRAYQPKWRKGFYYAALEAGVPIVLGFLDYKKREAGVGPVVWPTGDYEKDLEVIKAFYRTKTGRFPEKGVR is encoded by the coding sequence ATGCCCGCCCGCAAGACCTCGACCTTTTGGTACTACATCGCTAAAGCTATTTTCGGCGTGGCCGGCTGGAAGCAAACCGGCCAGATTCCGCCCGACATCCAGAAGTGCATGATGATTGCGGCCCCCCACACCAGCAACTGGGATATCATCATGGCCCGCGCCGCCTTCTATATCATGGACGTGGACGTGCGCTTCACCGTGAAAAGCGAGTGGACCGAAAACCCCCTGCTGGGCTGGCTCGTGAAGGCCATTGGCGCGCTACCCGTCAACCGCAGCCGCAACAATAGCCTCGTGAACGGCATGGTGCAACTCTTCGGTCAGTACCAGGAACTGGTTATCCTCATCACGCCCGAGGGCACCCGCGCCTACCAGCCCAAGTGGCGCAAGGGCTTCTACTACGCCGCCCTCGAAGCCGGCGTGCCCATCGTGCTCGGCTTCCTCGACTATAAGAAGCGCGAAGCGGGGGTAGGGCCCGTCGTGTGGCCTACCGGCGATTACGAAAAAGACCTGGAAGTAATCAAAGCCTTCTACCGCACCAAAACCGGCCGCTTTCCGGAAAAAGGCGTGCGGTAG